Within Nocardia terpenica, the genomic segment TTCTCGGCGTTGATGAAGCGTGCGTCGAGCAACAGCGGCGATAGCAGTTCGGGCGGGATCGCCAGGTATCGGCCGGTCTTCGGCACGGAGGCGCGGTCCAGCTTCTCGCGCAGCTTGACCGCGACGCGGTACATGCTGAGCTGACCGACGCTGGCCTTCTCGGGCTCGCCCTCGGTCACGGTCACGCGACCAAGGTTGTTGCCCGCGAGCACACCAGCCTTGAGCTGGTTGTACAGGAACAGGTCGACCTGGTTCTGAAGCTTGTACCCCGCGCGGGCGGTGGCCGGGTCTTCGAAATTCTCGGCGGCCTGGAGCTTTTCGATGTCATTGACGCGGAAACCGAAGTAATCGCCCTGGTCGATCACCATCGCGGTTTCGCTGTCCGACAGATCCTCGATCTCGAGATCGGTGTTCTTGTCGTACTTCTTGACCGTCGGGTCGCCGATGGACGAGACGTGGACGGTGTCGCCCTTCTCACGGATGGTGCCCTCGTATTTGCGGTTGGCCACCTTGGGCTGACCGAAGACCAGGTCGGCTTCGAACGGCAGTAGGACCTGATCGGACCAGAATTCGGGAATGAAATTGATTGCCATACGGCTCCTTGAACGGGTGCGGGGTTACTTGCGGCGGCCGAGGATTTGGTTCGCTCGGCCTTCCTGGACCGCCTTCACGCGCTCGGACGGCGAAAGGGCCTGGTACTGCGCGTAAGTGAGCTGCCCGGAGTTCTCGCCCTTGCCGGAGCCGGTGTCCGCGCCGGAGCGCTTGGGCGGCTTGGGCGGCTCGGCCACGGGGGTGAGGCGGAACTTGTTCGGGTTCTTCTCGACGGCCTTGGAAATCTCCGCAGCCACCTGGGCGGCGAAGTCGTCGGCAGTGAGGTCGAGCTTCGAGATCGCGGCGGAGAACGCACGCGAATCGAGCAGCGCATCGGCGTCGACGTCCTTCCCGGCTGTGCGGTACACGGCGAGTTCGACGCGGGCCTCGTTGGCGTCCTTGACGGCTGATTCCAGCTGGGTGGTCAGCTTTTTCGGATCGGTGGCCTCGTCGTCGGAGACGAAGCCGAACAGCTTGCCGACCTGCTGTTTGAAGGCATCGAGGTCGGTTTCGGCCTTGCTGGCGCGGGTGCGGTACTTGGCAGCGTCGTTGCGCGCCGACCGCAGCCGCGGATCGTCGGCCTGGCTGCCCTTCGGCTCACTGCCCGCGTCCTCGCCGCTTTCCAAGGCATCGGCAGTGCCGGAACCCGGTTCATCGCTTTGCGGTGCGTCTGGGGTTTCGGGCGTGGTGTCGTTGTCGATCTCGTCGGCCTCGGGGGCGGCGGTCGGCTCGGTGGTGGGCTGGGCAGTGGACATGGCGAACCCTCCTGGGGTGCTGGGTGATTGGTGCGTCCGCGCCAGGCGGTGCACGAAGACGCCCCGCCAGCGAGGGCGGGGCGTGGGTTTCGGGGGGTGGTGGTTACTCGGTGTCGGGGACGTCGAGCGCGTGCTTCAGCCGCCCGCGCAACCACATGCGGGCCAGCAGCTGACGCGGGCTACCGGCCGGGGCTGGCGTGTACGGGTTGACGGCGTCGGCTTGTCCGGCGGCGGCCACGCCTTCCTGATAGGCGCGGTAGAGGTCGCGTCCGCTCATCGCAGGAAGTCCCCTCTCGCGCTTCGTATCCGGTCTGCTTCCTGTGGGTCGAGCAGGTCGGCCTTGAACTCGTCGAGTGTCGGGCGGCCGTGCTGGTCCCAGTAGGCGCGCAGTTCCTCGGAAGCGTACTTCTCGGCGGTCTTGGCATTGCCGAACCACAGGGAGCGTGGATCGACCCCGGCGGCCTGTCCGGCCTTGGACAGCATGTAGCCGTTGGTGGCTTCTTCGGCCCGCAGCCAATGATGGTAGGCGTGGTCCTTGTAGGCGTGACGGGCCAGCTCGTTGAACGACTTCCCCTCGTATCCCTGCCCACGCAGCATCGAGATCGCCGCTTGGGAGCGTTGGGTTTTCACCGAGATCCCGTACGCCTTCTCGACGGCGGACTCGTGGTCCCAGCCCTCGGCCATGAGCTCGTCGTAGATGCGCTCATATCCAGCCCACCGCTCGGCCCGCTGGGCGGCGAGCTTGCGGCGGTGCTGATCCTCGGCCTCGATGCGGTCGAGGAGGTCCATATCGAGATCGTTGACGGCCTTCTCGGCGGCGTCGGTGAGCTGCTGATCGTCGAGATGCTCGAACTCGCGTTTGCGGCGCGTCAGCTTCGCCTCTGTCTTCACCACGGCGGGTTGGGCGTCGATCGCGGGCGGGGTGGGGTTGCGGGTCAGCTTCGTCAGCGTGTGCGCGTTTCCTACATCGCCTTCGCGCAGCTGCTCCCGGTGCGGGCGGCGGGCGACACCGGTCTGTTCGACGTGGGCGCGGATAGCGGCTTGGCGGGCACGGACTTTGGCGGTCGCCGCCTTCTTCGCCTCCGGAGTGATCGCGGCGGCCTGCCGTCGTTTCGCCTCGCGCACCTGGCGTTCCAGGCGGCGAAGCTTCTGCTCGTCGGCGTAGCCCTGTTCGTCGTACGGTTCGACTTTCGGGCGCGGCGCACCGGGCACCCACAGGGTGTGGGTGTGTTTACAGTTCGGGTGATGCAGGCCGGCGGTCTCCGCCTCGCGCATGGATGCGACCACCGTTGCGGTGACAGCGGCGCCAGACAGCGGCGACGTCGCTTCGACCTTCCCGTTCGGGGTGCGGCCGGTCAGGGAAACGATGCGGCCCTCGAACTTGCGGCACTGCGGGGCGGGGCGCGGGTGGCTGGAGATGACGACCAGGTCGTAGCCGCGCTGCACCAGTCTGTCCGTGTGCCCCTGTTTCAGGGCGCGCAGAGCGGCAGTGCGCACGGCCATTTCGGCGTAGGTGTCGATGCGCCAGTTCCGTCCGGCCTTGTCGCGGAAGCTGGTGATCCCTCGGGCCGCGAAGTGGTCGAGCGCGGCTTGGGTGGCTTCGCGGCGAGTGGTGACGCCGGTGACGACGCGGCCTGCGACCTCGGCGACGACTTGGCGGTAGCCGTCCACGGTCGACCGCAGGATGTGCGAATGCGTCGACACGACAGCCGCGGTGGCTTCCGCTGCGAGGGCGGACACGGCTTCCTGGGAGACGATCGGGGTGGGCGAGCTGGACGGCGGCCCCGGAATGTCGCTGTCGGCAGCGGCGATGCCGGTGGTGTGCGCCGCCAGCAGCGTGGCCTCGACCTGCTGGGCGACGAGCGGGTCCAGTGACAGCAGGAATCCGCGCGCCTCCTTCGACAGGCGGGCGATCTCGCCGAGCTGCACGCTCACCCACTGCGGGGTGTCGATGCCCTTCTCGATCGCAGTGGCGACGCGGGCGAGCAGCTGCACTTCGGCGTCGGCGTAGATCTGCGCGACACCTTCTTGCAGGCCGTCAACGGCGGCGGGCTCGAATGCCATGCGCGAGCCCGCCTTCCGTTATTCAGCGAACGGCAGCTCCTCGCTGTCGCCCTTGGTGTCTTCGGTGGGGTTTGCCTCGTTGTCGGCGGGTTCTTCCTCGGCTGGATCAGGTTCGGGGAAGGGCTGATCCGCGCCCAGCGCCAGCGGATCGGCGACCGCGCCTTCGTCGAGAATCCGCGCGACTTCGTCGGCAACCTGCTCGTCGTCGTAGTCCGGATTCAAGTAGCGGACCTTCCACTCGGTCGAGACCGCCTTCGCGGATTCGAGTGCCTGGAGGGTCTGGCCCTTGGATTGCATCGACTCACGGGCAGCAGGCGGCCAGTGCACCTCGATGTCTTGGCCGAGCGTCGCGCCGGTCTCGAACACGGCGGCGTCCACCTCGATCAGCGTGCGAGCGGCCTTGGCGAGCACGGCTTTCCAGATGCCGGATCGGGTCTTGAACGTCGCGGTGCTGGCGTCCTTCTTAGCGTCGACCTCGGTGGCGGTCATGGCCGAGCCGGAATCGTCGGGGAGCCCGAACGTATACGGGGAGAACCCGACTCGCCGCAGAATTGCGCGCAGGAACCCTTCGCCGGTGCGGAGGTGGTCGTCGACGCGGATCGCGAACTGATGCGCCTCGATAACCGGGGTGCCGTTAGGGACACCACCGACCCTCTCGTACACCTCCTGCTCGACGTTGAACGCCGTGCCCTTGCCCGGCCCCTTCACCTCCAGCAGATGCTCGGACACCATGAGCCGGGCCTTGGCCAAGCGGACGTCCCGCGCCAGCGACGAATAGGTTTCGTCGATCTGGTCCATCAGGCCGATGACGGCCTGGTCGCCGATATCGGAGCGGCCGAAATGCTGGAGAGTGCCCTTGCCGCGAAACATCGGGTTGGGCAACGCATTCGGGAAATAGAAGGCGGTCAGTTCGGCCGAGCCGGTATCGACATAGCCTTCTTCGTTGACCGGAATACCCTTGGTTTCAGGGTGTTCCGAAAGGTCGATCTGTCGGCCGAGCGTCACGGCCGTGCCCTCGTACAGGCCGTGATAGATGCGCCCGTACACCTGCGTCTCGGTGCCGTCGCTGTGGTATTCGATGTAGCCGGGCTCGTGCCGTTCCAGGTGGCGCAGCACGCGGTCCTCGGCCTCGTTCTGGTCGACGACCTCCCAGAAGGTCACCGCGGATAGCTCACCGTAGATGAACTCGGGCACAGCCTGATCGGCGTCAACGAAATCGAGCCAGGCGTGGTCTTTGACCTGCGAATTCCAGACGATGCGGGCGTACACGCCACCGAGCGCCGAGCCGGACTCGGCGCCCTGGAGCATCGCCGAATGCATCTGCGGCGAATTGAGGATCTTGTCGATACGCTCGCGGGCCTCGTCGTTGGCGTCCTCGTCGTCTGCCGCAACACGGAACGCGACGGGATCGGGCAGCAGCAGCGAGGCGGCGGTCTGCACGATATCGGCAGCGACCGGGATGTGGATCTGCCGAATCTGGTTCGACACATCAGGTTTGGTACCCCAGAACAGGCGTCTGATCCGATCGCGCAGCGTGCCACCGAGACCCGAACGAGCGGGCTCGCCATGGCTGGCGGAGAGCTTCTCGGCGTCGCCTTCCCACCACACCTGGCAGGTGGCGAACATCTGGAATGCGGGCGCGAGGTGGCGCGGCGGCCACGGCATATTGGCGTCGGGCAACGGCATCTCTACGTTGCCTCCTTGGCGGCGGGTATAGGGCGATTCAGCTGGGAGAACCAGGCGAACTGCGACGAAACGACGGCGTAACGCAGTGCGTCGCAGAAGTGGTCATCGATCTTCACGGGCTTGTCGATGCCTTTCTCCGATGCCTTGGAATCCCATACGTAGCCGTGGATCTCGGAAAGCAGGCGCTCGCAGCGGGCGGAGATCGCCAGTTGATCGGTCGATAGCAGCGCGGCTACGGTACGTATACCGTCAACCACCTCGTTCGTGGCGTCGGCGACTCGGGCGGTGTCGTCGCGGTAGAGCTGGAGTTTGAAGCTCGCAGCGGCTGGGTCGACGAATACCCATTCCGGTTCGTACCGGTTGTAACGCAGCCATTCCGTAAGCGATGCCGATAGCTCGGCGTCGGTGCCACGCACCGGTGCCCACTCATCGATCACGTAGAGACGGCGGTCGACTCCGAGCCCTACCAGCAGTCCTGCGGTGGGATTCGTTGTGCCGTAGTCGATCCCAAGCGCGAGCACGCGCGCCATACCAGGAAGCTGTTCGTAGGGGACCCGGTGACGCGTCTCGTCGAACGCCTCGTAGACCGCCCCATCGGCCAGAACCCACAGTCCAAGGACGAACCTCTTGTACCAGACGCCCGTATAGCTACTCTTCAGTGCAGCAACGAATTCCGGGTCAAGGCTCGGATTGTCATCGAGAATGAAACTGAACCGATGCAGATCCAGCGGCCGATCCGGATCACCCTCCGGCCGCCGCTCGTACAGGTCGCTGCGGTCGATGACGCTCCCGTCGTGGGTGACCCACACCTTCGCGCGGTCGAGCCAGCTCCTCTTGAACCAGTGGTGCGGCGACTCCGGATTGCCGGTCGCGAACAGCTGCGCGCCGGGTACCGAGAGCCGAGAGAACAGCATGTTCCAGTAGGACTCGGGCAGGGTCGGCGCTTCGTCGGCATAGGCGCCAGCCAGCGTCAGGCCCTGAATCTTCGTGCGGGCACTCTCGTTGTTCGCGCCGATGAGGATGACGTTGCGCCCGCAGATGTTGACGGTGCCGTTACCGAGGTTGATCTTCACTCGGTGCGGGCCGAGCATGTCCAGGATCGGCAGGACAAGATTGTTGATTACGGTCCGTTCGGTGCGGCCGGTCATGAGAAGCGCGCCAGGAGGACCGTTGCGGCAGTAGCGAATCCAGTCGATCAAGGACGTGACCGTCTTCGATGACCGCACACTGCCCTCGTAGACATTCACACGTGCTGTCGAATATCGAACTGCAAGAAGCTGTTTGCCGACCAGAGGCCGAATGGTTGTCACTCCGCGGTCTCCGTGCTCGGATCAGAATCGGGTGGCCCGCCGGTGAGTATCGCCTCCAGCCAGGCGTCCACCGCTGGCAATGATCGGCCGTCCTGCGCAACCTTCTGCGCAGCGAGCTGGTCGACGCCAGTCAACTTGGCGCGGCGTTCCATAATCTTCAGCACGCGGTCTATCGCCTGGAGTTCGCCTTTTGCCGCGGCGAGCCAAACGCCGTGCATCATTGTGTCGAGCCGTGAAAGTTCCAGCTGTAGTACGGATTCCGCGGGCTCGCGCGTCAGTTCGGCGAGCGCATCGGCAACGTACCCGTATGCAGTGGCCGGGGCGACCTCTAGCGCGGCAGCGATCTGCCGATAGCTCGCGCCGACTTCCCGCAAGGCCAGGGCCTTGGCCATCTTCTTCCGCCGCTCGATACTCTCCACGCCGGTCCTGCCTCTCCCTAACACCTCCTGTGCCTCCGTTCGGGTTCCGTTGCGCGCAGGCACATCGGGAATGAATCCTCGCCGCATATGGGCAGAAGCCTGCCCTCCCTCGCATCTCAGCCGCCGACCTCAGTTCTGTATGCGGGGATGGGAGGGAGGGCAAGGTCGATGCCCACCGATACGGTGGGGTTGGCAGGCGCGGTAGGGCTCGAACCTGCGCCTTCGGCCGCGGGTGACCAAAGCTGCTCCGACTGAGCTGCGCGCCCGGTTCCGCGAGATCAGCTCGCGGAACCGGTGCCGAGGGCCCAGAAGACGTACATCAGGATCTGCGCAAGCAAGGACATGGATATTCACCTCCCGGAGACGTAAGGACGCCCACGCTCAACCTGCAGGGAGCGTGGGCGTCGTGAAGGGGCGCGACCGCTGGATCGGCGATCGACGGCTTCCCCTCGAAGGCGCATGACCCTGACGAGGGGTCTCAGATCATGCGCGGACGGCAATAGCCTATCGGGGTTGGCGCGACAGTGCGGAACCTGTAGTAGATGCGTGACCAGCCTGAACGCTCGATATTCTTCTTGAGCGGTACGGGCCGAAACACGCTAGAGGATGCCGTGCAGCACTGACCCCCACGACTCCATCGCTTGATTTAGTTGAGTCCCGGTGGTGGCCGCTGTGGTAATCGCGGCGAGCGCGGCCTTCATCATTCCGCGGCTCCTCTTTTCTGGCGGGGTGCGTGCGGCGTCTGCCAGATACTCGACGCTTTCAAGCAGGTCGCTGCGATCTTGTTCGCCGAGATTGGGCTCCTCCAGAACGGCCTGTTCTATCGTTGCTAGAGCCTCTCCGAGGCGGGAGTCTCCCTGATTGACAACAGTCGATATCGAGGATTCTATGTTTGCGATTTGTGATGCAAACTGCCCGCCGTAAAATGTACCCCCATGGAAGTTGACTGAATGTGTCGGCTCCAGTCGCCCCTGGCCTGCTGATTCCGCGTAATCCGACATCCGTTCCTGTACCTCCGTTAGGTAATTAATGCAAAGAATGTAATATGCGCGAATAGGGTCAGGATCCCAGTCTATAAATTCGTCCACTCTGGCGGCATCGCGGGTTAGGAGGTTGAATCGGTGCCTTACCTCGCCTGACAATCCCTTG encodes:
- a CDS encoding phage major capsid protein, translated to MANRKYEGTIREKGDTVHVSSIGDPTVKKYDKNTDLEIEDLSDSETAMVIDQGDYFGFRVNDIEKLQAAENFEDPATARAGYKLQNQVDLFLYNQLKAGVLAGNNLGRVTVTEGEPEKASVGQLSMYRVAVKLREKLDRASVPKTGRYLAIPPELLSPLLLDARFINAEKLGSVGPLLNGTVGRMAGFDILESNNINKVGGTGAAKDDYVVIAGVSEALSFANQLSNVETLRAQNRFADIVRGVNIYGGKVFRPEGLASASVLLAPPATPAAA
- a CDS encoding phage minor capsid protein; translation: MAFEPAAVDGLQEGVAQIYADAEVQLLARVATAIEKGIDTPQWVSVQLGEIARLSKEARGFLLSLDPLVAQQVEATLLAAHTTGIAAADSDIPGPPSSSPTPIVSQEAVSALAAEATAAVVSTHSHILRSTVDGYRQVVAEVAGRVVTGVTTRREATQAALDHFAARGITSFRDKAGRNWRIDTYAEMAVRTAALRALKQGHTDRLVQRGYDLVVISSHPRPAPQCRKFEGRIVSLTGRTPNGKVEATSPLSGAAVTATVVASMREAETAGLHHPNCKHTHTLWVPGAPRPKVEPYDEQGYADEQKLRRLERQVREAKRRQAAAITPEAKKAATAKVRARQAAIRAHVEQTGVARRPHREQLREGDVGNAHTLTKLTRNPTPPAIDAQPAVVKTEAKLTRRKREFEHLDDQQLTDAAEKAVNDLDMDLLDRIEAEDQHRRKLAAQRAERWAGYERIYDELMAEGWDHESAVEKAYGISVKTQRSQAAISMLRGQGYEGKSFNELARHAYKDHAYHHWLRAEEATNGYMLSKAGQAAGVDPRSLWFGNAKTAEKYASEELRAYWDQHGRPTLDEFKADLLDPQEADRIRSARGDFLR
- a CDS encoding phage portal protein, which gives rise to MPLPDANMPWPPRHLAPAFQMFATCQVWWEGDAEKLSASHGEPARSGLGGTLRDRIRRLFWGTKPDVSNQIRQIHIPVAADIVQTAASLLLPDPVAFRVAADDEDANDEARERIDKILNSPQMHSAMLQGAESGSALGGVYARIVWNSQVKDHAWLDFVDADQAVPEFIYGELSAVTFWEVVDQNEAEDRVLRHLERHEPGYIEYHSDGTETQVYGRIYHGLYEGTAVTLGRQIDLSEHPETKGIPVNEEGYVDTGSAELTAFYFPNALPNPMFRGKGTLQHFGRSDIGDQAVIGLMDQIDETYSSLARDVRLAKARLMVSEHLLEVKGPGKGTAFNVEQEVYERVGGVPNGTPVIEAHQFAIRVDDHLRTGEGFLRAILRRVGFSPYTFGLPDDSGSAMTATEVDAKKDASTATFKTRSGIWKAVLAKAARTLIEVDAAVFETGATLGQDIEVHWPPAARESMQSKGQTLQALESAKAVSTEWKVRYLNPDYDDEQVADEVARILDEGAVADPLALGADQPFPEPDPAEEEPADNEANPTEDTKGDSEELPFAE
- a CDS encoding PBSX family phage terminase large subunit, producing the protein MTTIRPLVGKQLLAVRYSTARVNVYEGSVRSSKTVTSLIDWIRYCRNGPPGALLMTGRTERTVINNLVLPILDMLGPHRVKINLGNGTVNICGRNVILIGANNESARTKIQGLTLAGAYADEAPTLPESYWNMLFSRLSVPGAQLFATGNPESPHHWFKRSWLDRAKVWVTHDGSVIDRSDLYERRPEGDPDRPLDLHRFSFILDDNPSLDPEFVAALKSSYTGVWYKRFVLGLWVLADGAVYEAFDETRHRVPYEQLPGMARVLALGIDYGTTNPTAGLLVGLGVDRRLYVIDEWAPVRGTDAELSASLTEWLRYNRYEPEWVFVDPAAASFKLQLYRDDTARVADATNEVVDGIRTVAALLSTDQLAISARCERLLSEIHGYVWDSKASEKGIDKPVKIDDHFCDALRYAVVSSQFAWFSQLNRPIPAAKEAT